The following are from one region of the Qipengyuania flava genome:
- a CDS encoding HNH endonuclease: MAESETCWLCTRPLGNKVQRHHTVPKAKKGRATVPVHPICHRAIHANFTNAQLARMGDDHAALVRHEGMANFLRWVAAKPPDFHAPTRRAR; encoded by the coding sequence ATGGCGGAATCCGAAACCTGCTGGCTGTGCACCCGGCCCTTGGGAAACAAGGTGCAGCGGCATCACACCGTGCCCAAGGCCAAGAAAGGTCGCGCTACCGTACCGGTCCACCCGATCTGCCACCGGGCCATCCATGCCAATTTCACGAACGCTCAGCTGGCGCGCATGGGCGATGACCACGCGGCACTGGTCCGCCACGAGGGGATGGCGAACTTCCTACGATGGGTGGCCGCCAAGCCGCCCGATTTTCACGCTCCTACCCGAAGGGCGCGCTAG